The genomic interval TATGTCCCGTTCTTTAGCTCAAAGAACCATCAGCCTGATCtgaaagattcttatctttaatatgacacaagcagCACGTTTCTAGATGCCATAAAACAGACAATTAGGGCATATGAAgcgctaaacttgactcatcccatgtgaaaatgaggtgaccaGAGTTAtaattataggtaaatgggtggaatttcacataaaaagggaattgtataaaggacatttcatccccaacctgaggggactagtagtttagtggggtaaaacctgtgaacaggttccctttaattaagcTTTAGGTGTTGCCCTGTGTGCTCCCCTCACCACCACTggatgccatagacctctatgggtgtATGGAGCATAGTCATTTTCTTatcataataacataacataatggggcagatttacttacccggtccattcgcgatccagtggcacgttctctgcggtggattcgtgtccggccgggattcactaaggcagttcctccgacgtccaccagatgtcgctgctgcgctgaagttccccgaggcccgccggaatgccctgaaattcactggcctattcctagtgaaggtaagcgcgagtccagcgaactttttttttaaattgcggcggttcttccgaatccgtcgggttttcgttcggccatgccccccaatttccgtcacgtgcatgccagcgccgatgcgccgcaatccgatcgcttgcgccaaaatccggggcaattcaggggaaatcggcacaaatcagaaatacgtctggaaaacgcgaattgggcccttagtaaatgacccccaatatgactGACCCCCAttgaaaaaaacctttatttctgtTCCGTTTATACATGACATATAATTAGTGTGTGTACGGTATTTCAAGGGACAAGGCTTTCTAGGAAAACATCAATGTCACCTTGGGAGAGATCTTGATATTCGGTTGACCCATATACAGAAGAACGCGTCTCACGTGGGCAACTTCTCAAACTTGCATACTTTCTGATGATCGACAAGGTAAGACTTCCGCGTATAACACTTGCCACACAGAGAGCAGGAAAACGGCTTTACCCCCATGTGGGAGCGTTCGTGCTGAACGAGAACGGACTTGTGCGAAAACCGCTTCCCGCACATAGAGCAGGagaacggcttctcccccgtgtgaatacTGCCATGTTCTATCAGGCTGGCTTTCCGTGTAAAACATTTGCCGCACTCGGAGCAGGCAAAGGGTTTCTCTCCTACGTGACTCCTCTCGTGTTGTACGACGGCCGTTTTATGCGAAAACCTCTTTCCACACACAGAGCAGGAAAATCTCTTTACCCCCATGTGGATTCTTTGATGTTCGACAAGGTTAGCCTTCCGAGAGAAACACTTGCCGCACTCGGGACaggagaatggcttctccccagtgtggatTTTTTGATGCGTAACAAGGTTAAACTTTAACATGAAGCATTTCCCACACTCGGAACacgaaaacggtttctcccctgcgTGGATCTTCAAGTGTTTCACAAGTTTACACTTTTTCGCAAAACTTTTTCCGCACTCTGAACACAAAAAAGGTTTTTCCCCCGTGTGAGTCCTCTGGTGTTTCACGAGGTTAGACCGTCTGGTAAAGCACTTGTCACACTCCGAACACGAGAAACACTTCTCTCCGGTGTGAATGTTCTGATGTTGGATAAAATCGGATTGCCTTACAAAACTTTCTCCACACTTTGTGCACAGAAATGGTTTATCGCTCGCGTGATACGTTCTCTCGTGTCTAAAAAGTTCCGATTTCCTGGCAAACCATTTCtcgcattctgaacatgaaaatggcttctctcccgtgtgaattttctgatgctgAGCGAGAGTGGACTTCAGACGAAAACGTTTACCACATTCCgaacacgaaaatggcttctcccctgtgtgaattctctggtgctgAAGGAAACCACttttctgagtaaaacatttgccacaatcAGAACACGGAAATGgtttctccccggtgtgaattcTCACGTGCCGAAGAAGATTGGTCCTATTTTTGAAGCACTTTCCACAGTCAAAACAAGGGTGCGATCTCCCATCTGTTTGAGCTGAAATTAATGAATTATGCAAAGAGTGCTCCTCATCATATGAAGGGCTAAGTTGTAGATGACTACTAGAAAGGTTTGATGATAGGTCTGAAGCAAATAAATATCCTGGAAAATTTTGTGTAAAGTTGTTAACTGTAGTTTTACAATCAGGAGGTAAAATCAGGTGTTGATTAGGGGGATCTGAAGACGTGGGGGTACCTGAAATGAGAACAAAAAAATCATGGATGGTAAAATCTAAAGCTAAAACTTATTTTCCCAACCGACTATAAGAAGTCTCAA from Engystomops pustulosus unplaced genomic scaffold, aEngPut4.maternal MAT_SCAFFOLD_909, whole genome shotgun sequence carries:
- the LOC140112586 gene encoding uncharacterized protein isoform X4, with the translated sequence MMEDHPPLAIPDRSTKRNDQTRCPHAVHTQDATMDDHYDLQDDQGEDLIHIKVEVTEDDNDMANDESKEEELTLDIDPGTPTSSDPPNQHLILPPDCKTTVNNFTQNFPGYLFASDLSSNLSSSHLQLSPSYDEEHSLHNSLISAQTDGRSHPCFDCGKCFKNRTNLLRHVRIHTGEKPFPCSDCGKCFTQKSGFLQHQRIHTGEKPFSCSECGKRFRLKSTLAQHQKIHTGEKPFSCSECEKWFARKSELFRHERTYHASDKPFLCTKCGESFVRQSDFIQHQNIHTGEKCFSCSECDKCFTRRSNLVKHQRTHTGEKPFLCSECGKSFAKKCKLVKHLKIHAGEKPFSCSECGKCFMLKFNLVTHQKIHTGEKPFSCPECGKCFSRKANLVEHQRIHMGVKRFSCSVCGKRFSHKTAVVQHERSHVGEKPFACSECGKCFTRKASLIEHGSIHTGEKPFSCSMCGKRFSHKSVLVQHERSHMGVKPFSCSLCGKCYTRKSYLVDHQKSQTGGKMFPCAECGKRFTKNSNLFLHRRIHTGEKPYTCSECGKQFARKSGLDQHERSHTGEKLFSCSECGKSFMRKSFLSRHKIIHTGEKPFACSKCGKCFTQKHSLVEHLRIHTGEKPYSCSECGKCFTQKSSLVKHQRFHSGERPYPCLECGKCFITKAKLGDHQRSHTGEKPFSCSECGKYFITKAKLRDHQRCHTGEKPFPCSECGKCFTQNFDLVEHRRIHTGERPFSCSECGKCFIRKAKLQIHQRIHTGEKPFVCLECGKGFTQKSNLVKHQRIHMGEKPYACRECGKCFSRKSILDQHQLLHTGERPFSCPACGEGFRNKSRLLSHQVIHSR